In a genomic window of Paramecium tetraurelia macronuclear, complete genome:
- a CDS encoding RNA helicase, which translates to MGKDKKKSKSRSKSNKKKEKKEKKEKKSKAKKDSIKKESIKKKESVKKESQKKNKKQKESKKKEKKSRKKSHSTSPINAQKKQAQDEQKLKDDEQKRLSRLMKAKLIKFQNSDDDDDDDKKEFVYKDPEVIEPILPPDEQLYDWSQKNQEKQIQDALKKCRLVGEKLFYDSDGIEEDDNAEEQYQEENGNDNRQDAKMQEEEDQEAQKQVEKVEKQQQERFLIGKKTLNNDSDSDSEDENASKVKYFTKNLQSISKLKELQQQPQQQFSRPQIKRRWREEQYDDQEEDPLEAFMRQVETEATQQADEDERRRKEEEEKEKKRKQAIEEELRKLNAQKVITYEDIIQNSVNQTNEKKNTNGMEIEQGQETQNQQKELEQQQIIEEDEEDNKFYEQFMKELKKKELEEKMRQREDEDEAEDVDLEQQQMLALLEEEPDIFDKQKKLEKKELKPVDHSTIDYQPFRKDFYREVSELVQMTPEEAKKLRQQLGDIKVRGKDVPKPIQNWYQCGLNDRVLNVLIEKKKFINPFPIQAQAVPCIMSGRDFIGIAETGSGKTLAYLLPLLRHVLDQPALKDGDGPIAIIMAPTRELAHQIYVNCRWFTSILNLNVVCCVGGAGIAGQLSDLKRGTEIVVCTPGRMIDVLTTSNGKITNLRRVTYVVIDEADRMFDLGFEPQICKIIQNIRPDRQLVMFSATFPKNVEQLAKRVLRKPIECIVGGRGQAGGNIEQIIEFMDESDKLYKLLLLFQEWYTKGSILIFVEKQTEADDLFKELLKYGYKSFVLHGGMDPQDREFTIHDFKKGIRTIMVATSVLARGLDIKHICLVINFSCPNHMEDYIHRIGRTGRAGQKGTAITFFTPQDEHLANDLVYLLEKSEQQLPEKLKEYQKSFMEKVKAGEAKIYRNKNRAGGGFTFGPEEEQKFQDFRAQMRKKFGLEGLMMDEQSSDDEKVLEEIAKGKLSEEERLKKQEERDRVERERIMQLIKDPALKSQILSEATKAANLCINSGGSREQVANAAMDAIKRVLKQHSQVNKSIEGGIEEAMQIINEFEERERNNHDFVSYDFEINDYPTQARLKILSKEFLNMIHELTNCQISQRGSLVEPGKKPLPGQKKLFLRIEGENEYFVMSAYKEIKRMAQDLTLNQIQDNYAGIQTNSKLI; encoded by the exons atgggGAAAGACAAAAAGAAGAGTAAAAGTAGAAGCAAATCTAATAAGAAGAAGGAGAAGAAAGAGAAGAAGGAAAAAAAGTCAAAGGCTAAGAAAGACTCAATAAAGAAGGAGTCcataaaaaagaaagaatctGTTAAAAAGGAatcttaaaagaaaaataaaaagtaaaaagaatcaaaaaaaaaagaaaagaagagCAGAAAGAAAAGCCATAGTACTTCCCCCATAAATGCTCAGAAAAAGTAGGCCTAAGATGAATAGAAGTTGAAAGACGACGAATAGAAGCGATTATCCAGATTAATGAAGgctaaattgattaaattttaaaattcagatgatgatgatgatgacgataaaaaagaatttgttTACAAAGATCCTGAAGTAATTGAGCCAATTCTACCCCCAGATGAATAACTCTATGATTGGtcacaaaaaaattaagaaaaataaatataagatgCATTAAAAAAGTGTAGATTGGTGGGAGAGAAGCTATTCTATGATTCTGATGGAATTGAAGAAGATGATAATGCTGaggaataatattaagaagaaaatggGAATGATAATAGATAGGATGCGAAAATGTAAGAAGAGGAGGATCAAGAAGCTCAGAAACAAGTTGAAAAAGTAGAAAAACAGTAACAGGAAAGATTCTTGATAGGCAAAAAgacattaaataatgatagtGATAGTGATAGCGAAGATGAAAATGCATCCAAAGTTAAGTACTTTACAAAAAATCTTTAatctatttctaaattaaaagaattgcaataacaacctcaataataattctcaAGACCACAAATAAAACGAAGGTGGAGAGAAGAATAGTATGATGATCAAGAGGAGGATCCACTTGAAGCATTTATGAGATAAGTTGAAA ccGAAGCAACATAATAGGCAGATGAAGATGAAAGAAGGAGAAAGGAGGAAGAGGAAAAGGAGAAGAAGAGGAAGTAAGCCATTGAAGAGGAACTAAGGAAGTTGAATGCTTAAAAAGTTATTACTTATGAGGACATCATACAAAACAGTGTCAATTAAACGaatgaaaaaaagaatacTAATGGGATGGAAATTGAACAGGGACAGGAAAcataaaattagtaaaaggagttagaataataataaattattgaggAAGATGAGGAGGATAATAagttttatgaataatttatgaaagaattaaagaaaaaggaACTTGAGGAGAAGATGAGACAAAGGGAAGATGAAGATGAAGCTGAGGATGtggatttagaataataatagatgtTAGCTCTATTGGAAGAGGAACCTGATATCTTTGACAAACAGAAGAAGTTGGAGAAGAAGGAATTAAAACCGGTTGATCATTCCACTATTGACTATTAACCTTTTAGAAAAGATTTCTATAGAGAGGTAAGTGAATTAGTATAAATGACACCGGAAGAAGCCAAAAAATTAAGGTAGTAATTAGGAGATATCAAAGTGAGAGGGAAGGATGTGCCTAAACCAATTTAGAATTGGTATTAATGTGGATTGAATGACAGGGTTTTGAATGTGTTGATTgagaagaagaaattcaTAAATCCGTTTCCGATATAGGCTCAA GCTGTTCCTTGCATTATGTCTGGGAGAGATTTCATAGGCATTGCTGAGACGGGGAGTGGAAAAACATTAGCCTACTTATTACCTCTTTTGAGGCATGTTCTAGATCAACCGGCTTTGAAGGATGGGGATGGTCCCATAGCCATAATCATGGCTCCAACAAGAGAATTGgcacattaaatttatgttaattgTAGATGGTTCActtctattttgaatttgaatgtTGTTTGTTGTGTCGGAGGTGCTGGGATAGCTGGTTAGTTGAGTGATTTAAAAAGAGGAACTGAAATAGTTGTGTGTACTCCAGGACGAATGATTGATGTTTTAACAACAAGCAACGGGAAAATAACAAATCTAAGAAGGGTAACATATGTAGTAATAGATGAAGCTGATAGAATGTTCGATTTAGGTTTTGAACCAtaaatatgtaaaataatacaaaacaTCAGACCAGACAGACAATTAGTCATGTTTTCAGCTACATTCCCAAAGAACGTGGAGCAACTGGCCAAAAG GGTCTTACGTAAACCAATAGAATGCATAGTAGGAGGGAGAGGATAAGCAGGtggaaatattgaataaataatagagtTCATGGATGAATCGGACAAACTGTATAAGTTGTTGCTTCTGTTCCAGGAATGGTACACAAAGGGGAGCATCCTAATATTTGTGGAGAAGCAGACGGAAGCAGACGATCTGTTCAAGGAGTTGTTGAAATATGGATATAAGTCATTTGTGTTGCATGGAGGAATGGACCCCTAGGATAGAGAATTCACAATCCATGATTTTAAGAAGGGGATTAGAACAATTATGGTAGCAACTTCTGTATTAGCAAGAGGATTAGACATCAAGCATATTTGTTTAGTCATCAACTTCAGTTGTCCCAATCACATGGAGGACTACATACATAGGATAGGAAGGACTGGGAGGGCTGGTTAAAAGGGCACGGCCATCACCTTCTTTACTCCTCAAGACGAGCATCTGGCAAATGATTTGGTCTATCTGCTTGAGAAGAGTGAGCAACAATTGCCTGAGAAACTCAAGGAATACCAGAAGTCATTTATGGAGAAGGTCAAGGCAGGAGAAGCAAagatttatagaaataaaaatagagcTGGAGGAGGATTTACATTTGGACCTGAGGAGGAATAGAAGTTCCAGGACTTCAGAGCACAAATGAGGAAGAAGTTTGGATTGGAGGGTTTGATGATGGATGAACAGTCTTCGGATGATGAAAAAGTATTGGAGGAAATTGCAAAAGGCAAATTAAGTGAAGA agaaaGATTGAAAAAGTAGGAGGAAAGAGATAGAGTTGAAAGAGAGAGGATTATGTAGTTGATTAAAGATCCTGCCTTGAAATCTCAAATCCTATCCGAAGCCACAAAAGCAGCGAATTTGTGTATCAATTCTGGAGGCTCAAGAGAATAAGTGGCCAATGCAGCAATGGATGCAATTAAAAGAGTATTAAAATAGCATAGCTaagttaataaatcaattgaagGAGGCATCGAAGAAGCAATGCAAATCATTAACGAATTTGAAGAAAGAGAGAGAAACAATCATGATTTTGTAAGTTATGACTTTGAAATTAACGATTATCCCACTCAAGCAAGATTGAAGATCTTAAGCAAAGAATTTCTAAACATGATTCATGAACTTactaattgttaaatttcaCAGAGAGGAAGTCTTGTAGAACCCGGTAAGAAACCATTGCCTGGATAGAAGAAGCTGTTCTTGAGAATCGAAGGGGAAAATGAATACTTTGTAATGAGTGCCTATAAAGAAATCAAGCGTATGGCATAAGATTTGACTCTCAACTAAATCCAAGATAATTATGCTGGTATTCAaacaaattctaaattaatttga
- a CDS encoding Tyrosine aminotransferase: MSQIGYDIVKSEIPKSQNHSYCHSTGTQVRKYQLQSENKWQIDLEDLKSDFLYVINPSNPCGSVFSKEHVQEIIDWANQNRVLIVADEIYYGMSFGEFGPIIRLGEMDKMFFTPVWQISWMIFYDKNHYAVEIKQAMYNICQFLLYANVFVINSLPQILDQLTIFYARDRMTHFKENHDFLIQELDQIRGLKCIPAQGTFYLTVLIDLEVFQVKSDTEFAKKLLGEENIILLPLSWNGTEKYQGFRMLTIATKDVYVEMIGRLKEFVKRL; the protein is encoded by the exons ATGAGTTAGATAGGTTATGATATTGTTAAGTCTGAGATCCCGAAGTCTTAGAATCACTCCTATTGCCATTCAACTGGTACTCAAGtgagaaaatattaattataatcagaGAATAAATGgtaaattgatttagagGATTTGAAGAGCGA TTTTTTATATGTTATAAATCCTTCGAATCCTTGTGGATCAGTATTTTCAAAGGAACATGTTTAGGAAATTATAGATTGGGCGAATTAGAATAGGGTTTTAATAGTTGCTGATGAAATTTACTATGGTATGTCATTTGGGGAATTT GGACCCATAATACGTTTGGGAGAAATGGACAAGATGTTCTTTACACCTGTTTGGTAAATATCATGGATgattttttatgataaaaatcaCTATGCTGTTGAAATCAAATAGGCAATGTACAATATATGTCAGTTTTTATTGTATGCCAATGTATTCGTAATTAATTCTCTACCTTAAATACTTGATTAATTGACAATATTTTATGCTAGAGACAGAATGACGCATTTTAAGGAGAATCatgattttttaatctaagaATTAGATCAAATTAGAGGTTTAAAATGCATTCCAGCTTAAggaacattttatttaactgTTCTTATTGATTTGGAGGTGTTTTAAGTTAAAAGTGATACAGAATTTGCCAAGAAGTTACTTGGGGAGGAAAACATAATTTTGTTACCCTTGTCTTGGAATGGCACTGAGAAGTATCAAGGGTTTAG aatgcTGACGATAGCAACTAAGGATGTGTATGTAGAGATGATTGGAAGATTGAAGGAGTTTGTAAAAAGATTgtga
- a CDS encoding Translation initiation factor, which produces MKQTKEESVKLYLDFYDKYTWPLEIAETLLEVRQYLTESTILSLFQNFYFSHKGQRINEYSEFSIPDGGKLQVLLDEFNERTARFHLRRVQEIIANLSHYQYLCKGKISNEDSLSLKEIGDLQLNDILQPAIKPTLLLNDDNKAIKQNVQQLGLSSFNPPPLSRKLKGDLFYIVLKTIESVELIITASNLGFYVNSSQGRTFESTQKSDCYYNLIDLIVDHSPSFKKELINAIPEQQQPALPATIKYNHKWLSVPEVPLTLDHQRSESWALDLHGFDVSSLRDWNEELQVFRSLPKIDLIQKLNRDKALSKVYGDFVEAAVRGACAVVDKIIQPLNPMDVECQQVYVYNQIFFSFAMETPEDFRQESGPDATPTVSTTNCDFRNLQILHKLDIPGLSVLNTCLVDYKGRRVIAQSIIPGILNSDHSNCTQYGSIDDGKTIQKSEEFHKVMSKTCEFFHLDTDIVFLDSNQQKYSMAGSIEVKGIMGSDKRMYLLDLLRLSPRDYNYQGENNQCCVLRYELLQNYWVVNTIQKIKQNNSDDPKTQQEAYQNIQNLLIGNPKEGLKLNPALGTKTALQTSEKLTQQEEDLKKLATFLLNQAIPQLIQELSQPETSRHSDLSISDIFHSHGVNMRYLGKVISFIRSEEQPSLRLTLERVVFAKTLKHIFRESMRQAPQNQLSQILSHLLNVIFSNSNPSVNNNKQEEKKKKKKNKNKSTQNGDKPHFRCLIQANNYQYPTYQEVWDQINKIAEARYQHKIDSSILNKKGFHKLSCLRELCQQIGLQLVARDYHDFQPSDIVGIQPIIKFIEQVSEDAKNNIEIGQKYMLEHQNLHQALESYLTASQIILNLHGQMHKELANCYSKISAVYLRKQEYDAAIHFQKQAIQIYTAIYGYDHPLTIQAITALSLYYFSTKSYKEAFNHMLHTLYLANLIGGEGQEVFNQYTNLSLLYSESGQHQSALNCLFEGLEKCESLFKSFSGTETQQYKLRISGYYSAIALEHGEIGDFQKAVEFQERASDLLKRTLKPEDTRVKEADALLANLKKALNEKRKDTQQSNLDSRRQFGTNRNQQLKTEQQTQQISEETYVETDKEREALLQKLRAAKQSMKFKNKNQMDINRYILAQQLYRQQQQQQKE; this is translated from the exons ATGAAACAAACAAAAGAAGAAAGTgtaaaattgtatttagaCTTCTATGACAAATATACTTGGCCACTAGAGATAGCTGAAACTTTGCTAGAAGTCAGACAATATCTTACAGAATCCACAATATTGTCCCTCTTTCAAAATTTCTACTTTTCTCATAAAGGATAGCGAATCAATGAGTACAGTGAGTTTTCCATTCCCGACGGAGGAAAGTTGCAAGTGTTATTAG ATGAGTTTAATGAAAGAACAGCTAGATTTCATTTAAGAAGAGTCTAAGAAATAATTGCCAATCTATCACATTATCAATATCTTTGCAAAGGCAAAATTTCGAATGAAGATTCATTATCACTAAAAGAAATAGGGGATTTGTAATTAAACGATATCCTCCAACCAGCTATCAAACCAACCTTACTCTTAAATGATGACAATAAGGCTATTAAATAGAACGTGTAATAGTTGGGGTTGTCATCTTTCAATCCCCCTCCTCTTTCGCGAAAATTAAAGG GTGATCTCTTTTATATCGTCCTTAAAACCATTGAGTCAGTTGAACTGATAATAACAGCCTCGAATTTAGGTTTCTATGTCAATAGCTCTTAAGGGAGAACGTTTGAGTCAACTCAAAAAAGTGATTGCTACTACAATCTGATAGATTTGATTGTGGATCACAGTCCCTCATTTAA AaaggaattaattaatgcGATCCCAGAGTAATAACAACCTGCATTACCAGCtactataaaatataatcataagTGGTTGTCAGTGCCTGAAGTTCCTTTGACATTGGATCATTAAAGAAGTGAGAGTTGGGCATTGGATTTACATGGATTTGATGTTTCTAGTTTGAGAGATTGGAATGAAGAATTGCAAGTCTTTCGTTCATTGcccaaaattgatttaattcaaaaattgaatagagACAAAGCATTATCAAAGGTCTATGGAGACTTTGTTGAAGCTGCAGTTAGAGGAGCTTGTGCTGTTGTCGATAAAATTATCTAGCCTTTAAATCCCATGGATGTCGAATGCTAATAGGTTTACGTTTACAATCAGATATTCTTTAGTTTTGCTATGGAAACACCAGAAGATTTTaga taagaAAGTGGTCCTGATGCTACACCAACAGTCTCAACAACTAATTGCgattttagaaatttgtAGATTCTCCATAAATTAGACATTCCTGGATTAAGTGTTTTGAATACTTGTTTAGTTGATTATAAAGGGAGAAGAGTTATTGCATAGTCCATTATACCAGGAATACTCAATAGTGATCATAGCAATTGCACTTAGTATGGTTCAATTGATGATGGAAAGACCATTCAAAAATCTGAAGAGTTTCACAAAGTCATGTCAAAAACATGTGAATTCTTCCATCTTGATACTGATATTGTATTTCTTGACAGCAACCAACAAAAGTATTCCATGGCTGGAAGCATAGAAGTCAAAGGTATCATGGGATCAGATAAAAGAATGTATTTGCTCGATCTTTTAAGACTTTCTCCAAGAgactataattattaaggagAAAACAATTAATGTTGTGTTTTGAGATATGAATtacttcaaaattattgggttgttaatactatttaaaaaattaaacaaaataatagtGATGACCCTAAAACATAATAGGAagcatattaaaatatttaaaatctattgattGGCAATCCTAAGGAAGGATTAAAGTTGAACCCAGCTTTGGGCACTAAGACCGCATTATAAACCTCAGAGAAATTAACATAATAGGAGgaggatttaaaaaaattggctacatttttattaaattaagcaatTCCTCAActgatttaagaattatcatAACCAGAAACATCAAGACACTCAGATCTAAGCATCTCAGACATTTTCCATTCTCATGGAGTCAATATGAGATATCTTGGAAAAGTAATCAGTTTTATTCGTTCTGAAGAATAACCCTCTTTAAGACTTACTCTGGAAAGAGTTGTCTTTGCTAAGACATTAAAACACATTTTTAGAGAATCCATGAGATAGGCAcctcaaaattaattatcttaaatctTGAGTCATCttttaaatgtaatattCTCTAATTCCAATCCTtcagttaataataataaataagaggagaagaagaaaaagaagaagaacaaaaataaaagtacTCAAAATGGTGATAAACCTCACTTTCGATGTTTAATTTAAGCCAACAATTATCAATATCCCACATACTAAGAGGTTTGggattaaatcaataagattGCAGAAGCCAGATATTAACATAAAATAGATTCATctatattgaataagaaagGGTTCCATAAATTATCCTGTTTAAGAGAGCTATGTTAATAAATAGGATTACAATTGGTAGCTCGAGACTACCATGATTTCTAACCTTCTGATATAGTAGGAATCCAGccaattatcaaatttatagagTAAGTATCAGAGGAtgctaaaaataatatagaaattggTCAAAAGTATATGCTTGAACATTAAAATCTTCATCAAGCTTTAGAATCTTATCTTACTGCATcacaaataatattaaatttacatgGTTAGATGCATAAAGAATTGGCAAATTGCTATTCCAAGATTTCAGCAGTCTATTTGAGAAAATAGGAATATGATGCAGCCATACACTTCTAAAAGCAAGCCATTTAGATTTATACTGCAATCTACGGTTATGATCACCCTTTAACAATATAAGCTATAACAGCTTTGTCATTATATTACTTTTCGACCAAAAGTTATAAGGAAGCTTTCAATCATATGCTGCATACTTTATATCTTGCCAATTTAATTGGAGGGGAAGGCTAAGAagtatttaatcaatatacaAATTTGTCATTGCTTTATTCAGAAAGTGGTTAGCATTAGAGTGCTTTGAACTGCTTATTTGAAGGACTGGAGAAGTGTGAATCATTGTTTAAGTCTTTCTCAGGGACAGAGACCTAATAGTACAAATTGAGAATATCTGGATATTATTCAGCGATTGCTTTGGAACATGGTGAAATTGGAGACTTCTAAAAGGCAGTTGAATTCTAAGAAAGAGCATCTGATCTATTAAAGAGA actCTCAAGCCTGAAGACACAAGAGTCAAGGAAGCAGATGCTTTATTAGCCAACTTAAAAAAGGCTTTGaatgaaaaaagaaaagacactcaataatcaaatttag ATAGCAGAAGATAATTTGGTACCAATCGcaattagtaattaaaaacaGAATAGTAAACCTAACAAATATCAGAGGAAACATATGTAGAAACTGATAAG gAAAGAGAGGctttattgtaaaaattaagagCAGCCAAATAGAGTATGAAATTCAAGAATAAAAACCAAATGGATATAAATCGATATATTCTTGCTTAATAACTTTATAGACAATAGCAACAATAGCAGAAAGAGTGA